DNA sequence from the Alphaproteobacteria bacterium genome:
CGCGGTCGAGCTCGCCGATGCCGGTCATCCGGCGCGGCATGGGCGCGTCGCTGCCCGCCAGATCGACGAATTGGATCGAGGTTTTCTTGCCCGGCGACTTGCCCATGCTCTTGGGCGGCGCGGCGGCGGGCGCGGCTTCTTCGACGATGCTGTTCCAGGCGTTGCAAGCCTCGCATTTCCCGCTCCATTTGGGAAAGGCTGTGCCGCAATTCTGGCAGACGAAATGGCTAGTGCGCTTGGACATGTCTAATTCGACGATTCCCGCACCGGCATCAGCGGCAGGGGGTCGATGGATTTGCCGTCCTTGCGGATTTCAAAATGCAGTTGCGGGCCGGTCACGTCGCCGGTGCTGCCGACAGTGCCGATCATGTCGCCTTTGGCGATGACGGAATCCTTGTCCACCACCATGCGATCGAGATGGGCATAGGCGGTGATATAGCCGTCGCCGTGGCGGATCAGCACAAGATTGCCGTAACCCTTCATTTCATTGCCCGCATAGACGACGATGCCGTTCGCGGCGGCCTGCACCGGCGTGCCGCGCGGCACGGCGATATTCAGCCCGTCATTGTTCGTGCCGCCGGTCTTCGGGCCGAAGGAGGACAGCAAAGGCCCTTCGACCGGCCAGATGAACATGCCCCGATCTTCATCCGAAGGCGTGATCGGCGTGGGCGCGCCCAAACCGCCCTTCGAGACCGCCGAGGAAGAATAATTCGGCGGCGGCAATTCGCTGGCGGTGACATCGCTGCCGCTGCCTCCCGATCCGCCCCAGCCGCTGCTCATGCCGCTGGTGACGGTGCTGGTCAGATCGCCGCTGCCGCCAAGCGGCAATATGATTTCCTGCCCGGGCCAGATCACATAAGGCTGGCGCAGCCGGTTGAGGACGATCAAATCATCCATCGGCACTTTATATTTCCGGGCCGCGGCATAAGCGGTGGTTTTCTTATCCACCACGACATGCTGCCCCGGCAGCAGATTGGTCTTGGTGCGCAGATAAGGCTGGTCGCTTTCGAACCAGGAGGTGCAACCCGCGAGCATGAGCGCGCTTGCCAGGATCATCGTCCGCCGCATCGTCATCCGATTTTCTCCATCCCGTTCATATAGGGCCGCAGCGCTTCCGGCACCGTGATGCTGCCGTCGGTGTTCTGGTAATTTTCCATGACGGCGATCAGGCAGCGCCCAAGCGCAACGCCGGAGCCGTTCAGCGTATGAACGAATTGTGTCGATTTTTCGCCCTTCGGGCGATGACGCGCATTCATCCGCCGCCCCTGGAAATCGCCGCAGTTGGAGCAGCTTGAAATCTCGCGGTAAGCCCCCTGCCCCGGAAGCCAGACTTCAAGATCGTAGGTCTTGCGCGACGCGAAGCCCATATCGCCCGCGCACAGCAGCATGCGGCGATAAGGCAGGTTCAGCTTTTCCAGCACCGTCTCGGCGGCGCGGGTCATGCGCTCATGCTCGGCTTCGGATTGCTTCGGCGTCGTGATGCTGACCATTTCGACTTTATAAAACTGATGCTGGCGCAGCATGCCGCGCGTATCTTTTCCGGCGGCGCCAGCTTCGGCGCGGAAGCACGGCGTCTTCGCCGTGAAGCGCAGCGGCAGTTTTTCGCTCTCCAGAATATCGCCATTGACGATATTGGTCAGCGGAATTTCCGCGGTCGGCACCAGCCACATGCCATGCGTCGTCTGAAACATATCCTCGGCGGCTTTCGGCAAATTGCCTGTGCCATAGGCGATTTCCTCGCGCACCATCAGCGGCGGGCTGATTTCCTCATAGCCGAAATCGCGCGTGTGAATATCCAGCATGAATTCGCCGAGCGCCCGCTCCATCCGCGCCAGCGCGCCGCGCAGCATGGTGAAGCGCGCGCCGGACAGCTTGGCCGCCGTGGTGAAATCCATCAGGCCGAGCGCCTCGCCAAGCTCATAATGATGCTTCGCGGAATTCAGGCGCGGCGGCTCGCCGGATTTCTTGATTTCCTTATTGCCTGTTTCGTCCACGCCATCCGGCACATCATCGGCGGGCAGGTTAGGAATGGCGGCCAGCAATTCGTCAAGCTGCGCGGTCAGCGCATTCGTCTCGGCCTCGTCCGCCGTCATTTGCTCTTTGAGCGTCGCGACCGCCGCCATGATGCCTTCGGCGTCGCCGCCGGTGCGCTTGATCTCGCCGACCTTTTTGGAAAGGTCGTTACGCTTGGCCTGGTTTTCCTGCAGCGCGGTCAGAATCTTGCGCCGGTCGGCATCGATTTGCACAAGCTTCTCCGCCAGTGGCGGCAAATGGCGGCGCGCCAGCCCCCGGTCGAAGGCTTCGGGATTTTCGCGGATGAAACGGATGTCATGCATGGTGATTCTCTCTCACGGGGAGGATAATCGCATGCGGGGAGCGGGTCTAGTCCGGTTGTTTTCGTTCTACGGCCTTCATCCATCGCGCGGCGACGATGGAAATCTCATAAAGCCCCCATAAGGGCAGCGCGAGCAGAAGCTGGCTCAGCACATCCGGGGGCGTAATGACGGCGGCGATGACAAAAATCGCCACGACGGCGAAACGGCGGAAATTCACCAGCTGCTCGACCGACAGCACGCCGACCCGCACCAGCAGCACCAGCAGCACCGGCAGCTCAAACGCCGCGCCGAAGGAAAAGATCAGCATCATCGCGATGGACAGATATTCGCTGACTCGCGCCTCGAGCTGGATCGGCATTCCCCCCGCCGAATTGTTCTCGAACGAGAGAAAGAATTTCCAGGCGACCGGCATGACGACGAAATAGGCCATCGCCGCCCCCAGCGCGAACAGCAGCGGCGTCGCCGCTAGGAACGGCCAGAATGCCCGCTTCTCGTGCGCGAACAGGCCAGGCGCGCAGAACCGCCATATCTGAACCGCGATCAGCGGAAAGGCCAGGAAACAGGCCGTCCATAACGCCAGCTTGATATAGGTGACGAAGGCTTCGGCGAGGCCGGTATAGATCAGCTTGCGTCCTTCGCCATGCATCGCGTCGGCCAAGGGCCGCACCAGGATCGCATAGATGTCGGCGGCGAAATAATAACTGACGCAAAAGCCGATGCCGATAGCGGCAAGGCACCAGATCAGCCGCGAGCGCAGCTCGATCAAATGAGCCAGAAGCGGCTGGCGCAGCATATCGTCGGGATCGTGCGGAGACATAGGGTTAACGCCAGTGAAATACTTTTTACTTTCGGGGAAGTAATGATAATATTCTTTCAGCGATTTTAATACTGCGTATTATCGTTTTAGGGAGATCATCATGCCGAGGACCCAAGGACGCTATGCACCTCTGAACAACGGGGAAATTGTATCCCTGGCCTCTAAAATGGCGCAAAACCCCAAGAATATCGATGACCGGAGCATCGGGAGGCTGATTGCCACTCTTCAGCCGGACAATCCCAACCCTCCCGGCAGAGCGGCGGCTTCCAGACTGTACAACGCCCTCATTAGAAAAGAAAAACCCAGCTTCACGCCGCGATAAACGATTGTATTAAGAGATGCTCGAAGCATCATCTTTTTTGTCTTGAGGCTCTTTTTCCGCCTCTTCCTTCTGCCGCTCCGCGACCTCCGCCTCATAGCTTAGCTGCTCCCACTGACGGCGCAGATCATGAGTCATGTCCTGCACCTGCCGCGCCGCCTTGCCGAGCATCAGCATCGTCTTCGGCAAGTCCTTCGGCCCGATGGCGACCAAAGCCACCGCGCCGATGACGAACAGTTCCGACCAGGCTATATCGAACATGCGACCACTCTCCGATCAAACAGAGCCGTCATTCCCGGCGGCTTTGACCGCCCCAGGCGGACAAAGCCGAACGGGAATCCCGTTTTTTCAACAAACCAAACGGGATTCCCGCTCGCCCCTGCGGGGCGTCGGGAATGACGCGAGTTGCTTGGGCGGGTCCATTCCATCGGCTTTGCGCTAGACTCTGGTGAGAGGCTTATATCGTATCCGGTGTGGCTGTTCGGCCTCGGCGCCGAGGCGGCGCTTGCGGTCGGCCTCATAGTCCTGATAGTTGCCCTCGAAATAGACCACCTGGCTGTTGCCTTCGAAGGCGATGATGTGCGTGGCGATGCGGTCGAGGAACCAGCGGTCATGGCTGATGACCACGGCGCAGCCGGGGAAATCCTCCAGCGCGTCTTCCAGCGCCCGCAGCGTATCGACATCGAGATCGTTGCTCGGCTCGTCGAGCAGCAGGACATTCGCGCCCGATTTCAGCATCTTCGCCATATGGACGCGATTACGCTCGCCGCCCGAAAGCTGGCCGACCTTTTTCTGCTGATCCGGGCCTTTGAACCCGAACGAAGCGACATAGGCGCGGCTGGGGATTTTGCTCTTACCGAGATCGATGATGTCGAGGCCGTCGGAGATTTCCTCCCAGACATTTTTGTCGGCATGCAGCGTGTCGCGGCTCTGGTCGACATAGCCGAGCTTGACGGTTTCGCCGACGCGGAAGTCGCCTTTATCCGGTTTTTCCTGGCCGGTGATCATGCGGAACATCGTGGTTTTTCCCGCGCCGTTCGGCCCGATAATCCCAACGATTCCGCCTGGCGGCAGGTTGAAATTCAAATCCTCGATCAAGAGCCGGTCGCCGAACGCTTTATCGACATGCTCGGCCTCGATCACGTTTTGGCCGAGGCGCGGCGGCGTCGGAATGGTGATTTGCAGCGTATCCGGCCCTTTATTGCCGCTCTGCGCCAGCAGGCTTTCATAGGAGGAAATGCGCGCCTTGCTCTTGGCTTGCCGCGCCTTGGGCGAGGCGCTGATCCATTCCAGCTCGCGCGCCAGCGTCTTCTGCCGCCCGCTTTCCTCGCGAGATTCCTGCTCCAGGCGCTTCTGCTTCTGCCCCAGCCATGAGGTGTAATTGCCCTCATAGGGAATGCCCGCGCCGCGATCCAATTCGAGAATCCAGCCCGTCACCTTGTCGAGGAAATAGCGATCATGGGTCACCAGAATGACCGCGCCCGGATAATTCACCAGATGCTGCTGCAGCCACGCCACGGATTCCGCGTCGAGATGGTTGGTCGGCTCATCGAGCAACAGCAAATCGGGTTTTTGCAGCAGCAACCGGCACAGCGCCACGCGCCGCCTTTCGCCGCCCGAAAGCTTGGTCACTTCGCTGTCGCCCGGAGGGCAGCGCAGCGCGTCGAGCGCGATCTCGATCTGCCGCGACAAATCCCATGCGTCGGCGGCATCGATTTTTTCCTGCAATTCCGCCTGCTCGTCGATCAGCTTTTGCATCTCATCGGGGTCTTCGACCTCGCCGAGCTTGTTGCTGACTTCTTCGAAACGATCCACCAGCGCCTTGGTCGCGCCGAGGCCCTGCAGCACATTCTGCTCGACCGTCAGTTTTGGATCGAGCTGCGGCTCCTGCTCGAGATAGCCGATGGTCGCGCCTTCGGCGATCCATGCCTCTCCCGCCCAATCCTTGTCCAGCCCCGCCATGATTTTCATGAGCGTGGATTTTCCCGATCCGTTCACCCCCAGAACGCCGATCTTCGCGCCCGGATAGAAGGACAACCATACATTGTCCAGGACCTTCTTGCCGTTCGGAAAGGCCTTGGTCAGGCCTTTCATGACGTAGATATATTGATATGCTGCCATGTTTCTTTCCCTATGGTTGGGAATTATCTAGCAAAGATTCATCCCCTCGTCCAAATTTTGCTACAATTGGACGATAAAATAGGCATGCATGAAATACCTTATCCTCACAGGGCTGCTTTGCCTTGCATTTCCCGCGGCGGCGGCTGAAGGCGCCGAAGCCGTGCGGATCGGCGTGCTTACGGCAAAAACCGGCGCTCATGACGAGACGCGGGGCAGCGGTTCCGTGCTGGCGGCGCAAATGGCGATCGAGGATTTCGGCGGCAAGGCGCTGGGCCAGCCCATCGAGATCGTTACCGGCAATCATCAGAACCGCCCCTCCGTCGGCGCCAGCATCGTCCGCCGCTGGTTTCAGCATGGCGGCGTCGATGTCGTCGTCAATGTCCCCAATCCTGGCGTCGCCGAAGCCGTGCGCGAGGCGGTCGCCGAACATCACGGCCTGCTCATCATGTCGGTAAGGCCGTTCTCATCTCAGCCCGAACATTGCCAGAGCCAGGTTATTACCTGGGGCTATGACGCGGACTGGCTCGCTCGCGGCGCGGTCAAAGGATTGGCCGGCGCGGGCGTGCGATCATGGTCTTTGTTCGGCACTTCGACCAGGCATGGCGAGGAAGCCATGGATTCTTTGGCGCAGATTATCGCCGCCGCCAAAGGCCAGGTGGTCGCCGCGCGGAAGCTTCCGGCCCTGCGCCGCGAATACCCGTCCGCCCACTCGCTGGTCGAAGACCTGCATGCGGCCAATGCGGATATCGTCGCGCTGAATATGGGACCGGCGGCGCTCAAAGCTTTTTCCCAGGATTTGCATGGCGAACTTGGCGGCAAGCTGCTGCCTCGCATATACAGCCAAGCGTGGCCTTTTGCCGACGATGAAAAACAGCCGC
Encoded proteins:
- a CDS encoding M23 family metallopeptidase; this translates as MTMRRTMILASALMLAGCTSWFESDQPYLRTKTNLLPGQHVVVDKKTTAYAAARKYKVPMDDLIVLNRLRQPYVIWPGQEIILPLGGSGDLTSTVTSGMSSGWGGSGGSGSDVTASELPPPNYSSSAVSKGGLGAPTPITPSDEDRGMFIWPVEGPLLSSFGPKTGGTNNDGLNIAVPRGTPVQAAANGIVVYAGNEMKGYGNLVLIRHGDGYITAYAHLDRMVVDKDSVIAKGDMIGTVGSTGDVTGPQLHFEIRKDGKSIDPLPLMPVRESSN
- the serS gene encoding serine--tRNA ligase — translated: MHDIRFIRENPEAFDRGLARRHLPPLAEKLVQIDADRRKILTALQENQAKRNDLSKKVGEIKRTGGDAEGIMAAVATLKEQMTADEAETNALTAQLDELLAAIPNLPADDVPDGVDETGNKEIKKSGEPPRLNSAKHHYELGEALGLMDFTTAAKLSGARFTMLRGALARMERALGEFMLDIHTRDFGYEEISPPLMVREEIAYGTGNLPKAAEDMFQTTHGMWLVPTAEIPLTNIVNGDILESEKLPLRFTAKTPCFRAEAGAAGKDTRGMLRQHQFYKVEMVSITTPKQSEAEHERMTRAAETVLEKLNLPYRRMLLCAGDMGFASRKTYDLEVWLPGQGAYREISSCSNCGDFQGRRMNARHRPKGEKSTQFVHTLNGSGVALGRCLIAVMENYQNTDGSITVPEALRPYMNGMEKIG
- the tatC gene encoding twin-arginine translocase subunit TatC, producing MSPHDPDDMLRQPLLAHLIELRSRLIWCLAAIGIGFCVSYYFAADIYAILVRPLADAMHGEGRKLIYTGLAEAFVTYIKLALWTACFLAFPLIAVQIWRFCAPGLFAHEKRAFWPFLAATPLLFALGAAMAYFVVMPVAWKFFLSFENNSAGGMPIQLEARVSEYLSIAMMLIFSFGAAFELPVLLVLLVRVGVLSVEQLVNFRRFAVVAIFVIAAVITPPDVLSQLLLALPLWGLYEISIVAARWMKAVERKQPD
- the tatB gene encoding Sec-independent protein translocase protein TatB encodes the protein MFDIAWSELFVIGAVALVAIGPKDLPKTMLMLGKAARQVQDMTHDLRRQWEQLSYEAEVAERQKEEAEKEPQDKKDDASSIS
- the ettA gene encoding energy-dependent translational throttle protein EttA; amino-acid sequence: MAAYQYIYVMKGLTKAFPNGKKVLDNVWLSFYPGAKIGVLGVNGSGKSTLMKIMAGLDKDWAGEAWIAEGATIGYLEQEPQLDPKLTVEQNVLQGLGATKALVDRFEEVSNKLGEVEDPDEMQKLIDEQAELQEKIDAADAWDLSRQIEIALDALRCPPGDSEVTKLSGGERRRVALCRLLLQKPDLLLLDEPTNHLDAESVAWLQQHLVNYPGAVILVTHDRYFLDKVTGWILELDRGAGIPYEGNYTSWLGQKQKRLEQESREESGRQKTLARELEWISASPKARQAKSKARISSYESLLAQSGNKGPDTLQITIPTPPRLGQNVIEAEHVDKAFGDRLLIEDLNFNLPPGGIVGIIGPNGAGKTTMFRMITGQEKPDKGDFRVGETVKLGYVDQSRDTLHADKNVWEEISDGLDIIDLGKSKIPSRAYVASFGFKGPDQQKKVGQLSGGERNRVHMAKMLKSGANVLLLDEPSNDLDVDTLRALEDALEDFPGCAVVISHDRWFLDRIATHIIAFEGNSQVVYFEGNYQDYEADRKRRLGAEAEQPHRIRYKPLTRV
- a CDS encoding ABC transporter substrate-binding protein, with product MKYLILTGLLCLAFPAAAAEGAEAVRIGVLTAKTGAHDETRGSGSVLAAQMAIEDFGGKALGQPIEIVTGNHQNRPSVGASIVRRWFQHGGVDVVVNVPNPGVAEAVREAVAEHHGLLIMSVRPFSSQPEHCQSQVITWGYDADWLARGAVKGLAGAGVRSWSLFGTSTRHGEEAMDSLAQIIAAAKGQVVAARKLPALRREYPSAHSLVEDLHAANADIVALNMGPAALKAFSQDLHGELGGKLLPRIYSQAWPFADDEKQPPEIAGEVIYALPYEDGEGARDFSSRFTARADGRKPNLLHLSVYAAILHYLKAVEALNADRPGELVGAKMQELPTEDAIFGAGAILPSGRRVGNIYLYAHHAADADKKDELLSHLSYADMGGAAALAPCEKEAGK